gcacacacacacacacacacagaGACACAGAAACAAGCATCGAAAACCCAGAAAACCCCGATCTGACATCTTTTCGCGAATATCTAGGGACGTCCTCCACCCCAACCGCCCCAACGTCTCCAAGGACGAGCTCCGTGAGAAGCTGGCCGATCTGTACAAGTCCAACAAGGACCAGGTCTCCGTCTTCGGTTTCCGCACACAGTACGGTGGTGGTAAGAGCACCGGCTTCGCTCTGGTCTACGACTCCTCCGAGGCCCTGAAGAAGTTCGAGCCCCACTACCGTCTCGTCCGTATCGGTGCCGCCAGCAAGATCGAGAAGGCTTCCCGCCAGCAGCGTATGTCTTCCTCTACACGGCGATATTCAATCGCAAACACCATGTTGGATCCCCCTTTTTTTAGCTAACCCTTTCTCCCTACAGGCAAGCAACGGAAGAACCGTTCCAAGAAGTTCCGCGGTGTCGCCAAGGTCAAGGGCcccaagaagagcaaggatTAAGCGCCTCATCTGTAACTACTCGCACG
Above is a genomic segment from Penicillium digitatum chromosome 3, complete sequence containing:
- a CDS encoding 40S ribosomal protein eS24 yields the protein MADSPVTLRTRKFIRNPLLARKQMVVDVLHPNRPNVSKDELREKLADLYKSNKDQVSVFGFRTQYGGGKSTGFALVYDSSEALKKFEPHYRLVRIGAASKIEKASRQQRKQRKNRSKKFRGVAKVKGPKKSKD